The Gambusia affinis linkage group LG05, SWU_Gaff_1.0, whole genome shotgun sequence region TATGTGAGTGGAAACCAAAGTAACTGGAGCAGAACACAAGATGTTCACCGTTGACATTTGAACCACAGGCTAAAAAGCTGCAAGGCAACACAGTCACCTATCGCAGTCAGCTATCCCACTGCTGGTTCCATttcatcagaaatatttaatctctTTGTGTTTCATAAAGAAAGCTACATATTTACCACAGGCGACATTTCCATCATCTCAAACAAGTGCAATGATCAACAGGCTGAACAGGTCCTGACTTCACATGCAGTCTGTCTGTTTCTTTCACCAACTCAATCAGTTTCTTATTCCACCAGAGTATCTTCTCAGACATCTTGATATCCATTGGTTAAAATGAAGCAGGAACAAAATGAACCTCATTGACAGAAAGGTTAACCAAACATCAACAACATATGGACCAGATATGGCTGAaacttgtaaaacattttctacagtAATGTTAAATGTGGCAGCCAAGTTATAATTTTTCCACACACTATAAATCTGGACTTGATgggagagcagcaggaagccaTTTGAAGCTCAGCTTCCAGTTTACGACAAACTATTTCAGGTGATAGCTGAGATCTGGatgaaggtgctctggtcaggCGAGACAAATGGATAACACTGTAGCTAATGTGTTGGAAAAGTAACTGGTAAACGCAGGAAAATCCTAAAAGCCTAAGATATAGGCTTTTACAACATTGAGAGTCAGGACTGGCTAGCAATAACTCTCAGTTTCCTCCCTCTGACCTGAAAATCCTTTTTAACTCATGTGTCTGTGGAGAAACGCCTCGGTTCTGAAACGCCAAGGCCACCCCTTCTCCAAACTGCTATCCTCCAGTCCACTCGGACTGTCAGACCAACTTTACTTATGAAGCGCTTTCAAACTGTGGCAGCTGAATCAAAGTGCTGCACAAAgctgcaaactgcaaaaacacaaaaatatcatGAATGAGACAAAGGAATAAGAAAGACTAAACAATGCAAtcagttaaaacaaacaaggtCAAACTACATCTCACCAACTCAAAAGCAGGCGGTCAAGTTGTCTCTCTAGTGCTCAGATGTAGATTATTCCACAattgagcagcagcagtagaAAAATCCCTGGCCCCTCTGAGATTAAGATTAAGATCTCACCTTGGCCAAAGTTAATGTGAGGAGGATGACTGCAGTCTTCTGTGTAGAGCAAGAAAGTTGAGTCAGGAATTTTTGAAGGGCCAAAAAGATAAGGAAAGGCTTATTTACTAAAAAGACACAATTTATCAATTGAAATGAATATTTGGATCCCATAGGTAGCTGATTTGCATATCGCTCTTATAGAGGAAAATTAAATGGTGATTTTAACAGGCCACAAAAGGCAGAAAATTTATCATCCAGATTTTTAGACTGCCCTCCACATAATTGTGGAGGGCAGTCTAAAAACTAATGAGTACAGTCTTCCCTTATTGGGACCTAaaatttcaaacacatttttggttggttggttggttgtatTTACTGTTGCgtagagaaattattttaattgacgagttaaaactcaaaaatcacaaaaaaaaaaaaagtttattttctttgaggTTACAGAAGCAACAAGAAACATTTGAACTCAAATTCTCCACATTACAAAAGAACCACAATGAGAAAGAAATTAACACAAATTTTAAAGCAACACAGCctatttaaattaaagacacaaaaacaagcaaactttCTCCTCATGCCTGTACCTTAAATAATTTTCTAGACAAAACATGTTGGAtgcaacatttacaaacaaTACAAATCAATGCCAAATTCTCAAACATAAATTATCCCACTTGCTTTAATAACCCATGTTGAAGCCTGCTTTATTATTAATGGTTTAGTAACCCACAAAACAGTGATGAATAAATATGACAACCTGTATCTCCAATAAGTGGAGCTTTAGTAAACATTAACAGTGCTGTGTAAGCAGGACgtgtttaaataataatgataatagaaaaaaaatattaaattctagAAACTAAGTTCAAAACATCCAAACTGCTCCAGCAGGTTTAAGTTCCAACATTACTAAACAAGATATTTGAACACCAGTGAATGTTTACATAATCTGAAGAATCTCGATACAAAAACCTGGACCCAACTTTTGATTTTAACGACGTTACTGAATGAAAAGAGCAAAGTTTGAAAGTAAACATTACGTTCAGTGTACAGATTACAAAAAGCCATGTAGAGGCCACAGCACAGACGTGGGGCCCTGTTaagatgaaaccaaaacataaCTTTTTGACCTACATGCAAAATTCTAAGGGAAAGACTGAAAACACCATGAACACAATTGGTGGTGGCAGCTTCATGATGTGGGGCTGCCTGATTCAGCAGGGAAAGAAAACTGAGCTAATGGGGAAAGAGACGCAATGCAAttctgggaaaaataaataaataaaaaataaatttaaaggcaGCAgatggaggttcaccttccagcagaatGACGCTAAAAACGTACAGCAGGATCTACAAGAAATGACTTGGAGCACAGCATCTTGAAAAAGGTTCATATCCAATTCAGAATCTTGTTTGGAAATTGGAAATTAATGTTAACAGATGATCTCCATCCAAACAGTTGTGACTTGAGCTATTTGCAAAGCagaataagcaaaaaatatcaGTCTGTAGATGTTAAAATCATTACAACTTGTAAGCTTGGCAAGCCTGTGTGATATAGTGAATATCTGAGCGAGAGTAAAATTTTAAGGTTTAGTGAAATGTATTAACAGATGGTAGTGACACAAAGAAGGGTTGGTTGACTGCCTGATAAACACATTGAAGTAATTGTGGTCCTAAAGAAGGTGTGTCCTCCAGCCTATCAAATCACAATCAGCCACGTTCTTGTCTGTTCTCCTTCCTCCATTCACCTTTAACCCTTTTCTCCTTCTCCCTGCCTCCtggaagtgaaaacattttcaggacTTCCTTTTCAAAGCCCTCCATTTCATCCTCCAGATCGCTATCTTCCTCGTCACCATCCTCCACCATGTCTTCCAAAATATCCGACAGATCATCCACAAAGTCCTGGAAGCTCCTCTGGTTGTGCACAAACATCCCATCCTTGAAAAACTCCAAGGCGATCTTTCTGAGCTCTGATGTTTTGGATCCATCTACTCCGGCCTCCTCTATCTTGGTTAGGTAGGTTTGCAGTACAGAGTCGAACTCTGATAACGAGACAGGGAGGAGCCCCTCCGCCTGGGCGCAGGTTTCCAGCGTGTCGCACTGCTGCGGTGGTTTGGGGTCGTGTTGGAGGCGTTGTCTCTGTAGGAGCCAGTATTCTGGTTGTCCTACGGAGGGTTTGGGGTGGCTGTGATGGGGCTTTCGCTCACCATACAGGTGCTCTTCCTTGTAGCCATGGTTACCTGGAAATTCATGCTCGTCGTTTCTCTTTTTCAGGGAGTGTGACTGGTCTTTTTCCCAGTCTACATCAtgctgtttctctttcagtttcATCTCTTTGATCTTAAACTGTTCCGAAGTCTCATCCTTCCTCCTgaatttcttctcttctttcccGTTTTTGCTCTTCCTCTTGTACTCATTCCACTGTTTCCTCTCATCCATCCCTGACCTTTCTTTACCCTGACTTTTGCTATTGTCCCACTGCTTCCTCTCACCCTTTCCTTTCCCTTCCTTACCAATTTTATCCTTCCACTCAGGGTCTTTCTTATCCCCTTTCTCCTTCCAATCTTTTCCCTCCTGCCTTTCTTTGCCTCCATGTTTCCCCTTCTTCCACTCCATCTCTCCCTTCAGCTTCTCACTGTGATGCTTCCCTCCTCGCCACTCCCCTTTCTCCTTACCTGTCCATTCTTTACGTTCATGTACTTTCTCAaagtttccctttttcttttctctgtcttttttcaaCTCTTTCCTACCTTCCTTGTCCTCCAAGGATCTACCGTCATCTCCTCTTCTTCCCTTCTCTTTCTTTAGCTCTTTCTTCTTCCCAGGACTTGCCTCATCACTTTGCCTCTTTTGCTTACCTGGCTTATCTTTCTCATTCTCAAGCTTCTCATGTTTTCCCTTCTTCCACTCCATTTTATCTCCCTTTTTAAGCTCTTTTCCATCGCCTTCCTTCCTAACAGACTTATCTTTCcccttctgctgttttttgtcgtttatttcatatttaaccTTATTTGGATCTTTCTTCTGCCTCTGATCTCCCCATGTCTTCCATGGCTGTTTTCCAGGTGGTCCAGCTGAATCCTGCCTGCCATCTTCTGTTTGGTCACTAGGTGGTGATGTAGAGTGTTTCATGCCGGCTTGATCAGCATCACtggctgctggaagagacaTAAAAGTcaataaagcaacacaaagtcTGCAACAAAAGTAAAGGAAAGAATAAACTTGCTCTGCTTTCCCTTCCTGTTTTTAGTCACTAATCCCCTTCCCCTCCTAACTCTTGTACCTGGGGAGAGTTTTAAGTTTATCACAGTGGATCTCAGGGTTTCTAGCTCTTTCTGTAGGCCCGGGACAGACTCCAGCTCTTTCTTCATCCTGTCGTTCTCTTTCTGAAGGACAGGGAGAGATGCAATCTCTGTCTTCAACCTACTGTTTtccttctccacctcctcccagaGCAGCCGCTGCTCCTCTCCCTCTGCTGCCTGCTCCTTGGCTACTTTTAGCTCCTCTTTCTGTGCCTGGttggaagggggaaaaaaaggaaaggtaAAGAAGCTCCCATGAGCATGTTATGCACTCGCTGACACATTTACGCAAagacacacatttgttttacacgcatataaatatatatatatatatatatatatatatatatatatatatatatatatatatatatatatatatatatatatatatatatatatatatatataaaatgaactAAGAAGAAATGAAGTGCTGGACAGAATGGAGTCACACCTGAAGCTGAGCTTGTAGTGCAGAAATTTGCTGGTTCCCTTCAGCTAACTTATTCAGGAGCTCGGAGCTGTTGTGATCTAAACCTGGAGCTACTTCGGGACTAAGCCACTCCTGTCAACACAttgcaaacagagaaaaacagtcTGAATTCAAAATGCCTTGTCAtaccaaaaacatttctaaggAAGCAGAAGTTTGAGGTGAACTGCTGCTATTCAATGCTGCCCATGTGGGTCTTCCAACAAGCACAGCACAGAAAATGCTggtgtttttaaaagtcattaTTTGTGACTTTCCTGATGTTACAGAAAGCACGTAGTATGTTGTTGATAATAGATAAAAGCGATTAAAAGTGACggcaataaaaacagagaaggagATCATCAGTCTGACCTGTTTCCCTGGTGCTTCTGTATCCTTCAGTTCCCTTGTTGTATAGTCACCCTCTGCAAATCATTATGGAAAGTATCAGGTCAGTGTGGATGGCTGCTTTCAAATCGGCATCATATATTTAGCAAACAAGCCAACTTGCACAAGTAATAACCCCTCAACCCCAAGTTGCCAATCCAACATCAAGTTTTCTAAAATGGGGAAAAGAGGGCAGTCTGCAGATTTCTGGATACAAATGTGCAAATCTTGTTTCTCTGTATGCCAAGTCTTCACATGaacatctaatttttttttacctgaaagtGTATACAATTTTTAAAGTCCTCATGCAATAAGCATGATGCGAAGGGCCCAGTGTGTGGTTACAATTCAGTGGTTAATTTATGcataattttaatatcaatgccagtataaaacaaacatccctcttccaaaaccaaaagaaaagcaaaactgacttctaaagtgaattttaaaaagcattccATGCAAAGTCCTTTAATTCTGCGTGCATGTTCACAAATATGTTGTGGCCAAGAAAAGCTGAATTATTTGACTTTGATGCAAACACAATAGGACTAAAACAACCTACCCTCATCGAAGTCCATGAAGACACCTGCAGGCATAATACACCTCAGTCTCAGAGCCTCCTTTAGTCTCGTTAGTCATTGCTTCTGACACAGACACAAGTCTAAAATACCATGGCAACAGGTTCACAGATGATGCTCACCAGAGAAAAAGACGGTGCCGAGCCCCAACAGAATGAGAGCAGCCAGGATGCATTTGTTAAGAGAGAACACGCCGTCATTCTCTCGCTGTGGCACCTGAAATTCTTCTTccacttcttcttcctcctcttcttttcttccaaTCTGCTCCAGGAGAgactttctcctcctctccactGACTCTCCCTCCTCTGTCCTTTCACCAATTCctaaaaagacaacagaaaggAATCTTTCAGGAGCCTACATTTAGACACCTGTTATATGAAGTTTCTGTGCTTTACTACAAAATCTTTAGATGCTTAAACTCAGCTCAGATATAAATGTCATGCAAACAGCCACTTTAATATTAGGTACGTCTTGTCGAAAGGGTTCCTTCCACTTTTACCATCAGAACTACCTTCATTCTTTGTGACATGGTCTCAACAATATGTTGGAAACAATAGtcagatattttgtttcataCTGACATGATGGCATCACACAGCTGCAGTAGATTTGTCAGCTGAACATCTATGAAGTGGATCTCCTGTCTTACCACATCCAAACGTTCTCCCTTAGGCTGAGATCATATGACTGTAGAGGTCACTGGAGGACAATGAACTCATGGTCATTTTCAAGAAAGAAGTTTGGGATCAGTTCTTTAGGACATGGGAAATTATTTGTCTGGAAGTAGTTGGAAGTAGTAAAAGCAATTCTTGCTCACTGTTGAGTATGATCTAGGATccgtgatgctgtgggcctgtttttctttcaaaaactcCATGAACCTTCTTAGAGTTCCTGGCATTATgtattattctaaaaataaaaatttgaatagaaataaaataaataaacaaaatgaaacaggtAAGTCATAGGTACATTTGATTCGTCCAAGAGGCTGGAGCATTCTAGTAGAAATTTAATATGGTGGTGGATAGCTTCCATTAGCAACACTTACCGGACTGCTGTCCCTCTTGCTGTGGCTCCTCTTTATTTTGCAGATGAAGTGTTCCTTCTAGTCGAAGTTCCTCTTCTGCCGGTGAAAACTCTGCACCTCCAAGAGTCTCTGTGCTGAGCAGTGAGACTGGGGGCCCATCTAGGGAAGGCGTCAGGAGGGTGTAGGAGTCAGAGGACGAATCCGGGTCAGGGGAAGACCTCGTCAGTCCCTCGGTTTTGCTCTCAATGTTACCGTGGTCCGAGGTGCCAGAGGCATCCACAGATGGAGGAT contains the following coding sequences:
- the pbxip1b gene encoding pre-B-cell leukemia homeobox interacting protein 1b isoform X8 — encoded protein: MSGGAMSGGAMSGGGAANNSWTILTSEETVAETLRPLAEETKQHEESHTSATGPGEKSQPPNSAESAEERLPEEGYLVSEDQNADSNSNPPSVDASGTSDHGNIESKTEGLTRSSPDPDSSSDSYTLLTPSLDGPPVSLLSTETLGGAEFSPAEEELRLEGTLHLQNKEEPQQEGQQSGIGERTEEGESVERRRKSLLEQIGRKEEEEEEVEEEFQVPQRENDGVFSLNKCILAALILLGLGTVFFSEGDYTTRELKDTEAPGKQEWLSPEVAPGLDHNSSELLNKLAEGNQQISALQAQLQAQKEELKVAKEQAAEGEEQRLLWEEVEKENTASDADQAGMKHSTSPPSDQTEDGRQDSAGPPGKQPWKTWGDQRQKKDPNKVKYEINDKKQQKGKDKSVRKEGDGKELKKGDKMEWKKGKHEKLENEKDKPGKQKRQSDEASPGKKKELKKEKGRRGDDGRSLEDKEGRKELKKDREKKKGNFEKVHERKEWTGKEKGEWRGGKHHSEKLKGEMEWKKGKHGGKERQEGKDWKEKGDKKDPEWKDKIGKEGKGKGERKQWDNSKSQGKERSGMDERKQWNEYKRKSKNGKEEKKFRRKDETSEQFKIKEMKLKEKQHDVDWEKDQSHSLKKRNDEHEFPGNHGYKEEHLYGERKPHHSHPKPSVGQPEYWLLQRQRLQHDPKPPQQCDTLETCAQAEGLLPVSLSEFDSVLQTYLTKIEEAGVDGSKTSELRKIALEFFKDGMFVHNQRSFQDFVDDLSDILEDMVEDGDEEDSDLEDEMEGFEKEVLKMFSLPGGREKEKRVKGEWRKENRQERG